The following are encoded together in the Aciduricibacillus chroicocephali genome:
- the cotE gene encoding outer spore coat protein CotE — MSFLKKDYREIITKAVCGKGKKYTKENRIVSPSQRATSILGCWVINHAYSARKKSKDAVEVSGSYDINIWYSYDDNTKTEVVTERISYKDTIPLSIRDDQCIDDEYDIVVKVSQQPNCLECEISNKGHKLNAEVERELVVHVIGETKVYVKVEPNGSVFTEEHDWEADLSDEELSDVNPDFLEKDVKR; from the coding sequence ATGTCATTCCTTAAAAAAGATTACCGAGAAATTATTACAAAAGCAGTCTGCGGAAAAGGCAAAAAGTATACTAAAGAAAATCGTATTGTGTCCCCTTCACAGCGAGCTACGAGCATTCTTGGCTGCTGGGTCATCAATCATGCATATAGTGCGAGGAAGAAATCAAAGGATGCTGTAGAAGTAAGCGGAAGCTACGACATCAACATTTGGTACTCGTATGATGATAATACGAAAACAGAAGTGGTCACTGAACGGATTAGTTACAAAGATACCATTCCGCTATCAATCCGTGACGACCAGTGCATTGATGATGAATACGATATTGTAGTTAAGGTCTCACAGCAACCGAATTGCCTTGAATGCGAAATCAGCAATAAAGGTCATAAGTTAAATGCTGAAGTTGAGCGTGAACTCGTTGTTCATGTAATCGGCGAGACGAAAGTATACGTAAAGGTTGAGCCGAATGGAAGTGTCTTCACTGAAGAACATGACTGGGAAGCAGACCTGTCTGATGAAGAGCTATCGGATGTAAACCCGGATTTTCTTGAAAAAGATGTAAAACGTTAA